The following nucleotide sequence is from Oncorhynchus clarkii lewisi isolate Uvic-CL-2024 chromosome 6, UVic_Ocla_1.0, whole genome shotgun sequence.
CACTAAGTCGCGGAAGCCGCAAGATTTCTACTCTTTTGAGGTGAAGGACGCCAAAGGGAGAAGCGTTTCTCTGGAGAGATACAGAGGCAAAGTAAGTTCACGTCAGCAAAACTCCACTAGTAAACTAACTGAACTCAGTGTAGGCGTACTGCTGAAGTCACTTCTTTTTTCTAAAATGTTGATAACTGGTTTCTGCGATTTAGCAcgtttccccccccaaaaaagtataGTATTTAGGCCTAATGTTTACAATCCTCTGATTTTCTTCATGCGCGCAGGCGTCTCTGGTTGTCAACGTGGCGAGCCACAGCGAACACACAGAGAATAACTATCGCTCTCTGCAAGAGCTGCATCGGGAACTGGGGACGTCCCATTTCAACGTGCTGGCTTTTCCCTGCGGCCAGTTCGGGGAGACCGAGATGGGGACCAGCCGGGACATCGAGGCCAACGCCAAGAACACCCATGGCGTCACCTTCCCTATTTTCAGTAAGATCAAAATCATGGGATCGGAGGCGGAGCCAGCTTTCAAATTCATAACAGGTAAGACACAGTAGACTTTATCATTAAAACAGAGATCTAATCAATATAGTTTAGTCTTTTTCTAAGGACAAGAAGAACAAGGTGAATGTTATCACAAGTAAACAAAGCTTAGCCTATAGGCTTTTACAGCCTTATATTTAGTGTATATAAAATTAGTATTTTCTATTCTATTCAAGATCATGTTTTTCATGGACACTGTGGGTGTAAGAGGAATTGTAGTTATTGCGGTACATTGgcaacacaacaccaacacagaacattagGCCTGATAAATGTTTGTTTCCATTTCACCATACAGATTCTGTAAAAAAGATTCCGAAGTGGAACTTCTGGAAGTTCCTGGTGAACCCTGAGGGCCAGGTGGTGAGGTACTGGAAGGCAGAGGAGCCCGTCGACAGCGTTCGTCAGGAGGCCACGGCCATGGTGCGCGAGATCATTCTGAAGAAAAGGGCAGAGCTCTAACAGCGTGGAACTTGTCAAGACAGGAGTGACTACACCTCTGAGTTCGATTGAACGTTCCTGGGGTACTGTGCGACGGACGAACATTTCAACACACTTTATTATGATTTGACCACTTTGACAAACTTTGCAGAAGATCATGTTCATTGCACTGTAGGTGGgtttagtattttactggatggcAACAGGACTAcaataagagtgtgtgtgtgtgtgtgtgtgtgtgtgtgtgtgtctctgtgtgtgtgtgtgtgtctgtgtgtgtgtgtgtgtctctgtgtgtgtgtgtgtgtgtgtgtgtgtgtgtgtgtgtgtgtgtgtgtgtgtgtgtgtgtgtgtgtgtgtgtctctgtgtgtgtctctgtgtgtgtgtgtgtgtgtgtgtgtgtctctgtgtgtgtgtgtctgtgtctctgtgtgtgtgtgtgtgtgtgtgtgtgtgtgtgtgtgtgtgtgtgtctgtgtgtctgtgtgtgtgtctctgtgtgtgtaatatagatgTTCTTTGTGTCAGTACTCTCTGGTAGCTGCATGTACACATGGCCatcttgttcagtttgtcttgtCCTGAGATAAATTAAAGACTGTTATGTTTATAAACGtttaaatcaaagtttatttgtcacgtgcgccgaatacaacagtgaaatgctgacttacaggctctaaccaatagtgcagaaaaggtattaggtgaacaatagataggtaaataaataaaacaacagtgaaaaataacagtagagaggctatatacagtagtgaggctatatacagtagagaggctatatacagtagagaggctatatacagtagagaggctctatacagtagagaggttatatacagtagagaggctatatacagtagagaggctctatacagtagagaggttatatacagtagagaggctatatacagtagagaggttatatacagtagagaggttatatacagtagagaggctataaaagtagcgaggctatatacagtagagaggctatatacagtagagaggctatatactgtagaggctatatacagtagagaggctataaaagtagcgaggctatatacagtagagaggttatatacagtagagaggctatatacagtagagaggctatatacagtagagaggctatatatagtagCAAGGCTATtaaagtagggaggctatatacagtagagaggctatatacagtagagaggctataacagtagagaggctatatacagtagagaggctatatacagtagagaggctaaatacagtagagaggttatatacagtagagaggctatatacagtagagaggttatatacagtagagaggttatatacagtagagaggctatatacagttgagaggttatatacagtagagaggctataaaagtagcgaggctatatacagtagagaggctatatacagtagagaggctatatacagtagaggctatatacagtagagaggctataaaagtagcgaggctatatacagtagagatgttatatacagtagagaggctatatacagtagagaggctatatacagtagagaggttatatacagtagagaggctatataacagtagagaggttatatacagtagagaggttatatacagtagagaggctatatacagtagagaggttatatacagtagagaggctatataacagtagagaggttatatacagtagagaggctaaatacagtagagaggctatatacagtagagaggttatatacagtagagaggctatatacagtagagaggctataaaagtagcaaggctacatacagacaccggttagtcaggctgattgaggtagtatgtacatatatacagtagagaggttatatacagtagagagactatacagacaccggttagtcaggctgattgaggtagtatgtacatatatacagtagagaggctatatacagtagaaaggctatatacagtagagaggctataaaagtagcaaggctacatacagacaccggttagtcaggctgattgaggtagtatgtacatatatacagtagagaggttatatacagtagagagactatacagacaccggttagtcaggctgattgaggtagtatgtacatatatacagtagagaggctatatacagtagaaaggctatatacagtagagaggctataaaagtagcaaggctacatacagacaccggttagtcaggctgattgaggtagtatgtacatatatacagtagagaggttatatacagtagagagactatacagacaccggttagtcaggctgagtGAGGTAGTTTgtacatatatacagtagagaggttatatacagtagagagactatacagacaccggttagtcaggctgattgaggtagtatgtacatgtttaATGTAGTACAATCATAAAATAAACTGTTAATGCAGAATTTCAAGTAATCAACTTAAAGGGACCTTGTTTCATTGATTCATAGAAGGAATAGTATTTTACACGT
It contains:
- the LOC139411879 gene encoding probable glutathione peroxidase 8 — translated: MRPSSQTQPSSGSLTPSPAPSSHCSPSKMEALEVLGGYPNKPSNPRSRMVRVLLSMTVVMGCLLTLHSFLKITKSRKPQDFYSFEVKDAKGRSVSLERYRGKASLVVNVASHSEHTENNYRSLQELHRELGTSHFNVLAFPCGQFGETEMGTSRDIEANAKNTHGVTFPIFSKIKIMGSEAEPAFKFITDSVKKIPKWNFWKFLVNPEGQVVRYWKAEEPVDSVRQEATAMVREIILKKRAEL